The Alistipes megaguti sequence ATGCTGTTCCAGAACCGGCGGGGGTTCTCGCCCTATGTCGAGTGTACGGAGTGCGGGTGGACGGCGCGCTGCCCGAACTGCAACGTGACGCTGACCTACCACAAGAGCGGCCGGAAGCTGGTCTGCCACTACTGCGGCCATACGGAGGAGGTGCCGGCGAAGTGCCCCTCGTGCCGTGTGACGGATGTGGTCCCGGTGGGCTTCGGAACCGAAAAGATCGAGGAGGAGATCGCGCGGATCTTCCCCGAGGCGCGTGTGGCGCGACTGGACCGCGACAGCGTCACCTCGGAGCGCGCCTTCAACGCCATTATCGACGATTTCGCGGCGCGGCGCACCGACATTCTGGTCGGTACGCAGATGATCACCAAGGGGTTTGACTTTGCGGGGGTCTCGCTTGTCGGAATCCTCAATGCGGACAACCTGCTGAACAACCCCGATTTCCGGGCCGCGGAGCGGGCCTTCCAGCTGATGATGCAGGTCTCGGGCCGGGCCGGGCGGCGCGGTGACGGGGGTGAGGTGGTGATCCAGACGGGTGACCCGACCAATCCGGTGATCCGCCAGGTGGCCACGGGCGACTACGAGGCGATGGTGCGCACGCAACTGGCCGAGCGGCAGCAGTTCTTCTACCCGCCCTACGCGCGGCTGACGTCGCTTACGCTGCGCCACCGCGATCCCGAGACGCTGCGCAGCGGCGTCATGGAGCTGGCGCAACGGCTGCGCGTGCGCTTCGGGCGGCGCGTGCTGGGGCCGATGACCCCGCCGGTCGACCGCATCCGGGGCGAATACCTCGTGGGGCTGTTGCTCAAGATCGAGAGCGGGGCCTCGTCGGCCCGGGCCCGCGAACTGCTGGGCACCGAGCTGAAATCTTTCTCTGAAAATCCGGCCTGCAGGGCCATAACCGTCGTGGTGGATGTCGATCCTCAGTGAGTTGCTGCACGATGTGGCGTCGTTGTTCTTCCCGGCGCGGTGTGCCGTCTGCGGCGAACCTCTCGCGCGGGGCGAGCGGACGGTCTGCACGCTCTGCCGTGCCACGGCCCCGCTGACGGGCTTCTGGCGCGAGGCGGACAACCCCGTCGTGCGCCGATGCTGGGGTCAGGTGCCCGTCGTGCAGGCCTCGGGATTCCTCTATTTCGTCCACCGGAGCGGCTGGCGGCAGCTGATCCACTCGTTCAAGTACCGCGGGGCGTGGCGTACGGCGCGCGAGATGGGCGAGTGGTACGGGCGCTACCTGCGCGAGAGCGGGCTCTACGGCGATGTGGATTGTGTCGTTCCGCTGCCGCTGCACCCTTTCAAGCGGTGCCGGCGGGGCTACAACCAGTCGGAATACATTGCCGAGGGGATTGCCCGCCAGCTGGGCGTCGGGGTCGAGCGGCGGAGCGTCTACCGGCGGCGCAACACGCAGAGCCAGGCTCGCAAGTCGCGCCGCGAACGGGCCGGGAATGTCGAGGGGGCCTTTGCCGTGCGGCATGCGGAGCGATTGTCCGGTCGCCACGTGCTGCTGGTCGACGACGTGATGACGACGGGCTCGACCCTGTTGTCGTGTGCCGCGGAGATCCTGCGGGCGGTTCCCGACTGCCGGATCAGCCTGGCGGCGCTGGCCGTTTCGCAGCGTGAACTGGGTGTCGGGGAGTGATCCGGCCGCGCCTCTCGCTGCGGTGGTGGCCGCGGCGGGGCGAATCTGAAAAAAGTATGCCCGGGAGGTTTTGATATGTCGGGCCGAATCCGTATTTTTGAGGTCCGAACAGAGCGGAAAATTCATGGCAAGAGACTACAACAATACAACCCAGCGCGGCAGCGCCTATTCGCGCAACCGCGAGGCCTACGAGGCCCTGACGGAGGGTGCGGGCAACGTGCCGCCCCAGGCTGTCGAGCTGGAGGAGGCGGTGCTCGGCGCGCTGATGCTCGAGAAGGACAGCATCATTGCCGTGCAGGAGTTCATCACCCCGGAGGCCTTCTACACCGAGGAGCACCGGTTGATCTACAAGGCCATCGAGGAGCTCTCGATGGAGCTCAAGCCCATCGACCTCTACACGGTGACCGAGCGGCTGAAGGCCAAGAAGGAGCTGAAGAAGGTGGGCGGCGCCGCCTATCTGGCTCAGCTGACCCAGAAGGTGGACTCGGCGGCCAACGTGGAGTTCCATGCCAAGATCATTGCCCAGAAGTATGTCCAGCGCGAGTTGATCCGCTCGGCCACGGAGATCCAGAAGCGGTCGTACGACGAGTCGACCGACGTCACGGAGCTGATCGGTTTTGCCGAGGGCGAGATCTTCAAGGTGGCCGAGGGACACGTCAAGCGCTCCGTGCAGTCGTCGAAGGAGATCCTGGCCCGGGCGCTCGAGCAGATCGAGGAGGCCTCGAAGAATACCAGTTCGTACAGCGGCGTGCCGTCGGGCTTCGCGGCGCTGGACCGCGTGACGCTGGGCTGGCAGCTGTCGGACCTGATCATCGTGGCGGCGCGTCCTTCGATGGGTAAGACGGCCTTCGTGCTGTCGATGGCGCGCAACATGGCCGTCGACCACGAACAGGGCGTGGCCTTCTTCTCGCTGGAGATGTCGGCCGTGCAGCTGATGATGCGTCTGATCATCGCCGAGACGGGCCTCTCGGGCAACGACGTCAAGTCGGGTCGTCTGACCCCCGAGCAGTGGCGCCACCTCGAGTCGGCGACCAAACCGCTGGGTGCCGCTCCGCTCTATATCGATGATACGCCGGCCCTGTCGGTCTTCGAGTTCCGCTCGAAGGCGCGGCGTCTGAAGATCCACCACGACATCAAGATCATCATCATCGACTACCTGCAGCTGATGACCGGCAACCAGGATACGAAGGGCAACCGCGAACAGGAGGTGGCCTTCATCTCGCGCACGCTCAAGGCGATCGCCAAGGAGCTGAACGTGCCGGTGATCGCCCTTTCGCAGCTGAGCCGTGCGACGGAGATGCGCGGCGGTTCGAAACGCCCGCAGCTGTCGGACCTCCGCGAGTCGGGTGCCATCGAGCAGGATGCCGACATCGTGGCCTTCATCCACCGTCCGGAGTATTACGGCATCACGCAGGATGAGAACGGTATGCCCACGGCGGGTATGGCCGAGATTATCCTTGCGAAGCACCGTAACGGTGCGGTGTGCGACGTGCCGCTGCGCTTCCTCAAGGAGCAGGCGCGCTTTGCCGACCTGGACGATTCGATGCTGCCGCCGGCCGATGCGACCGAGAGCCAGCAGGCCTACGACGATTATGCGAGCGGTTCGAACAACTTCTCCGCCGGGGCGGCTCCGGCAGGCGGTGCCCTGAGCGGTGCCATGGGGGGCGAGTTCGACGTCAACCGTTCGGCCAATCTGAACGACGAGGCGCCGTTCTGATCCGAAAAAAACGCGTCCATCATGTTTGTCCGTACATACGCCGGAGCCCTGTTGGGAATCGACGCCGTGAAGGTGACCGTCGAGGTCAACATCACGGGCGGCGGGCTGGGTCTGTATCTGGTGGGGCTTCCGGACAACGCCGTCAAGGAGAGCGAACAGCGCATCCGGGCGGCGTTCGAGAACTCGGGCGAACGGATGTCGGGCCGCAAGGTGGTTGTGAGCCTGGCTCCGGCCGACCTGCGCAAGGAGGGGTCGGGATTCGATCTGCCGATCGCCGTGGGAATCCTCGCGGCGATGGAGCGCATCGCGGCCGACGCGGTGGCCGATACGATGTTCGTCGGCGAGTTGTCGCTCGACGGCTCGCTGAGACCCGTGCGTGGGGTGCTTCCGCTGGCTGTTGCGGCGCGGCGCGAGGGGTTGCGGCGGTTGATCCTCCCGGCGGAGAATGCCGCCGAGGCGGCCGTGGTCGAGGGGATCGAGGTGGTGGGCGCCGCCACGCTCGGCGAGGTCATCGCCCACCTGAACGGCGAACGGACGATCGCGCCGACCCTTCCGTCCGCAGAGGATCCGTTCGACGCCTCGCGGATGCACTATGCCGAGGATTTCGCCGATGTCAAGGGGCAGACCCACGTCAAGCGGGCGTTGGAGATCGCTGCGGCCGGAGGCCACAACGTGCTGATGATCGGCGCCCCGGGTTCGGGCAAGACGATGCTGGCGCGGCGTCTGCCGACGATCCTCCCGCCGCTGACGCGCGAGGAGGCCCTCGAGACGACGAAGATCCATTCCGTAGCCGGGAAGAGCGGCTTTGCCGGCGGACTGATGACGCTGCGCCCCTTCCGGGCTCCGCACCACCTCACCTCGCAGGTGGCGCTGATCGGCGGCGGACAGTCGCCGCGTCCGGGCGAGGTGTCGCTGGCCCACAACGGCGTGCTGTTCCTCGACGAGCTGCCCGAATTCGGACGGAGTGTCCTCGAGGTGCTGCGCCAGCCGCTCGAGGAGAAGCGCATCGTGGTCTCGCGGGCGAAGTACAGCGTCGAGTATCCGGCCAACTTTACGCTCGTGGCGGCGATGAATCCCTGCCCGTGCGGCTACTACAACCATCCGACCAAACCCTGTACCTGTTCGCCGGGGGCCGTGCACCGCTACATGGGGCGCATCTCGGGTCCGCTGCTGGACCGCATCGACCTGCAGGTTGAGGTGACGCCCGTCACCCCCGCGGAACTGGCCTCGGCGGCCCCGGGCGAACCGA is a genomic window containing:
- a CDS encoding YifB family Mg chelatase-like AAA ATPase; this translates as MFVRTYAGALLGIDAVKVTVEVNITGGGLGLYLVGLPDNAVKESEQRIRAAFENSGERMSGRKVVVSLAPADLRKEGSGFDLPIAVGILAAMERIAADAVADTMFVGELSLDGSLRPVRGVLPLAVAARREGLRRLILPAENAAEAAVVEGIEVVGAATLGEVIAHLNGERTIAPTLPSAEDPFDASRMHYAEDFADVKGQTHVKRALEIAAAGGHNVLMIGAPGSGKTMLARRLPTILPPLTREEALETTKIHSVAGKSGFAGGLMTLRPFRAPHHLTSQVALIGGGQSPRPGEVSLAHNGVLFLDELPEFGRSVLEVLRQPLEEKRIVVSRAKYSVEYPANFTLVAAMNPCPCGYYNHPTKPCTCSPGAVHRYMGRISGPLLDRIDLQVEVTPVTPAELASAAPGEPSAAIRERVIRAREFQAERFRDVEGVHTNSMMNSRLLREYCRLDSASEALLQRAMEQLSLSARAYDRILKVARTIADLAGRREIAAADVAEAIGYRSLDRGTWGR
- the dnaB gene encoding replicative DNA helicase, with the translated sequence MARDYNNTTQRGSAYSRNREAYEALTEGAGNVPPQAVELEEAVLGALMLEKDSIIAVQEFITPEAFYTEEHRLIYKAIEELSMELKPIDLYTVTERLKAKKELKKVGGAAYLAQLTQKVDSAANVEFHAKIIAQKYVQRELIRSATEIQKRSYDESTDVTELIGFAEGEIFKVAEGHVKRSVQSSKEILARALEQIEEASKNTSSYSGVPSGFAALDRVTLGWQLSDLIIVAARPSMGKTAFVLSMARNMAVDHEQGVAFFSLEMSAVQLMMRLIIAETGLSGNDVKSGRLTPEQWRHLESATKPLGAAPLYIDDTPALSVFEFRSKARRLKIHHDIKIIIIDYLQLMTGNQDTKGNREQEVAFISRTLKAIAKELNVPVIALSQLSRATEMRGGSKRPQLSDLRESGAIEQDADIVAFIHRPEYYGITQDENGMPTAGMAEIILAKHRNGAVCDVPLRFLKEQARFADLDDSMLPPADATESQQAYDDYASGSNNFSAGAAPAGGALSGAMGGEFDVNRSANLNDEAPF
- a CDS encoding ComF family protein → MSILSELLHDVASLFFPARCAVCGEPLARGERTVCTLCRATAPLTGFWREADNPVVRRCWGQVPVVQASGFLYFVHRSGWRQLIHSFKYRGAWRTAREMGEWYGRYLRESGLYGDVDCVVPLPLHPFKRCRRGYNQSEYIAEGIARQLGVGVERRSVYRRRNTQSQARKSRRERAGNVEGAFAVRHAERLSGRHVLLVDDVMTTGSTLLSCAAEILRAVPDCRISLAALAVSQRELGVGE